A section of the Vulpes lagopus strain Blue_001 unplaced genomic scaffold, ASM1834538v1 ctg45_2, whole genome shotgun sequence genome encodes:
- the LOC121483884 gene encoding prothymosin alpha-like: protein MKANLKVARSPTGCSEKPSLHCSCAWLPVGCNLLRHRDPRSSLAGGLERCIASPACPIVSDAAMDTSSEITTKDLKEKKEFVEEAENGRDVPANGNAKGENGEQEADNEVDEEEEEGGEEEEEEEEEEGDGEEEDGDGDEEAEAAAGKRAAEDDGDDNVDPKKQKTDEDD from the coding sequence ATGAAGGCTAATTTGAAAGTAGCTAGAAGCCCCACTGGCTGCTCTGAAAAGCCATCTTTGCACTGTTCCTGTGCCTGGCTCCCCGTTGGCTGCAACCTCCTCCGCCACCGCGACCCCCGCAGCTCCCTCGCGGGAGGCCTCGAACGCTGCATCGCATCACCCGCGTGCCCCATCGTGTCAGACGCGGCCATGGACACCAGCTCCGAGATCACCACCAAGGACttaaaggagaagaaggagtttgtggaggaggcagagaatggAAGAGACGTGCCTGCTAATGGGAACGCTAAGGGGGAAAATGGGGAGCAGGAGGCTGACAATGAGGtagatgaagaagaggaggaaggaggggaggaagaggaggaggaggaggaggaggaaggcgatggagaggaagaggatggagatggagatgaggAGGCCGAGGCAGCTGCGGGCAAACGGGCAGCTGAAGACGATGGGGATGATAACGTCGACCCCAAGAAGCAGAAGACTGATGAGGATgactag